From the genome of Oryza glaberrima chromosome 1, OglaRS2, whole genome shotgun sequence:
ATCATCGGAGAAGATTGAAGCGAGCCAATGTGAAGGGCCTGATGGGTGTGTTTACGAGGAACTTGAGTGGGCACATGAGTATATCTCAAGGAGTGTGTCAATGCTCAAACTAGGGCTTCACCGCACGAGAGAAGAAAGATTTGGCAATTGCAGTCTACTTCACTGGGTGCAGGATCATGTCGGCATTATCCGGTTAAGTGGTAGAACCATAGAAGTGGTATTTTTACAATACATTTACAATAATATTCAACTATAATGTTAAAGACCGTGAAAAAAAGTTAATATGTGCTATATTTTGAGGAGGGAGCAGTACTGGCAGTGATTTATGTTTGAATCCATGTGCATTTTTGTTGTTTGGAAGATTGAAATCCTTCCTCTTTTTTCTATGCTTGTAGAAAGGCAATTTCTAAACTTTGTCATTCAGAAGATTCaactcctttctctttttttcccgatGCTTATAGCAAGGTAATTTGTAATAAAAGTTCATGAGCTATTTTAGTTTTACAGTGTTGttcttatagaaaaataaataagtgTCGTGTGTATTTGCACGGGTTTGCTTACTAGTTGCCCTTATACTGGACTTCTCGTTATCTATTTTTTGTGGGAATGTGCTTGCTACCAATTCTTAATAGCACGGAAGGAGGGGTGTGAGATCACGAGAGAGGAGTCGCGAAAAcacaggaggaggggagagatttGAGGTGGCCCTATTTTTTAGGGTGTCAAGTTTAGGATATCTTTTGcaaagtagtatatattttatagtCCATAAATTCTGATTAAAGATTCCAAAAGAAATTTAGTGGATATTATTTTAGGCCGAATGACCATGCTCTAAACTTCTAAAGTTTTGGTGGAAAGATGTCAACTCGGTTAAAAATTGCTCATTCTAGTCAAAACAGTGAGAATCAGCCTTAAACCAATTCTTTGAACGGTTTTTGCCggggcctttttttttaaaacggaAGTTTTTACGGGAGCTCAACGCTATGCAATCTATGAGCCCTTGATTGCAAGATGAATGGTAACAACAGGCAAATTTGTGCAGACTCGAAATTTATTACTCTGTTCCCGTTACAATGACAACCGAATTTTACAGTGTCGCTCCGGTGGCAATCAACCGGGCACAACGGCATATCACCGCGAACTCTCACACTCAGTTGTCTGTCGTACTCAATGAAACCACGCGCGCGTACAGTTCGCGTAACATAGCCATCGCCGTCCACGTCAACGAAATGGAGATCAATCTCCGCGTCCAATGCTTCCTCCCACCAAAGACCGAAATCTGCAGTAGTCACCACCATGGGCGCCGGTGTTTCCGAAACTTCAGATGGGTCGCTTTGCAAGTCGATCCAGCCATCCTCGGAGTCCCAGTCCGGCAACGCCGAGCAGGTGATCGCCAATGCGCTGATCCTCTTGGTTGCGCTCTGTGACATGCCTTCTTCTACTTCGTCGTCTTCATCAGATTCCCAGCATTCGGCGTTCAGCGTGCTCTTGGGGGACACCCAGCCGTGCTTCGGCGCCGTTTCGTCGATGTCGCTGGAGGCGGATGCGAGAAATGGGTGCTCCAGTAGCTGCGCGGCAGTGGGGCGGTCGCTTGGGTTCCTTGTGAAGCATCTGGATAGGAAATTCTTCGCCTCCGGGGAGAGCCATTCGGGAATCTCTGGCACAGCGTCCGTGTACCCGATCCGGTGGACGGCGGAGAAGACGTCGTCCATGTCGCTCCACGGGACGCGGCCTGTGGCCATCTCGATGATCGTGCAACCGAGAGCCCACACGTCGGCGGCCGGTCCCTGCTCCTCGCCTCGCGCCACCTCCGGCGCCATGAACGCCGGCGTGCCACCAATCGGCCGCTCGGAGTCAGTCCTCCTCGCGCACCCGAAGTCCGCGAGCTTGGCCCGCCCGTCGGCGCCGACCATGATGTTCCTGGCCTTGACGTCCCCGTGAACCAGGGAGTTCCCGTGGAGGTAGGCCAGCGCCCTCGCCACGTCCGCCGCGTACGCGCGGATGGCGCGCTCCGCGAGGCGGCCCCCGCTCCTCGCGGCCTCGTCGGCGAGCGACCCGCCAGGCGCGAACTCGAGGAAGAGCTGGTACTCCCCGCCCGCCGCGGTGCGTGACCCGAGGCAGGGGACGATGTGCGGGGAGCAGAGCCCCGACATGACGCGCCCCTCGCGCCGCAGCTGCTCCGCCccgccctcgccggccgccgacttGACCGCCAGCAGCTCCCCCGACGCGTCGTCCGACGCCAGCCACACCACGGCGCCCGACGCGCCGCGGCCGAGCGTGCGGAGCCGCCTGAGCTGCTTCTGCATCACCGCAGCCGCATCCATCGATCTCACTCTGTGTTCGAGCTTTCGAAAGTCTTGGAGGTTATCAGGTATTTGTATTGGTGGCTGCTGCCTCTGCCTCCACCCGCG
Proteins encoded in this window:
- the LOC127761105 gene encoding mitogen-activated protein kinase kinase kinase 17-like, whose translation is MDAAAVMQKQLRRLRTLGRGASGAVVWLASDDASGELLAVKSAAGEGGAEQLRREGRVMSGLCSPHIVPCLGSRTAAGGEYQLFLEFAPGGSLADEAARSGGRLAERAIRAYAADVARALAYLHGNSLVHGDVKARNIMVGADGRAKLADFGCARRTDSERPIGGTPAFMAPEVARGEEQGPAADVWALGCTIIEMATGRVPWSDMDDVFSAVHRIGYTDAVPEIPEWLSPEAKNFLSRCFTRNPSDRPTAAQLLEHPFLASASSDIDETAPKHGWVSPKSTLNAECWESDEDDEVEEGMSQSATKRISALAITCSALPDWDSEDGWIDLQSDPSEVSETPAPMVVTTADFGLWWEEALDAEIDLHFVDVDGDGYVTRTVRARGFIEYDRQLSVRVRGDMPLCPVDCHRSDTVKFGCHCNGNRVINFESAQICLLLPFILQSRAHRLHSVELP